TGTAGCTCCTCAAAAGCCCCCTCAAACCTTGACTCCTCAATTTTGAGGGGTTAAATGAAAGGGTTCCTAGTCAAACTCCTAAAACTTAAGTCCCAACTTTTTAAAACATAAATTTGTTTATTCAGGCCATCGAGTTAGCTTCACTCGTCTTAAgatcaatataaactactcccttcgttcacaaatataagatgtgtaggatattttaatatgaactacatattgactgaaatgagtgaacaaacacactaatatgcgtctatatacatccaaATTAGAAaaattagaacatcttatatttgtgaatggagggagtactttataaaACAACATTTTGGGCACATAGTTCACCGGTTCCTGAGAACTGGTCCATACAAGAGGACAAGAACAATTACACACACACAACTTcggtttttttttttgcggaaaacaCAAACACAACTTCCTTAACTGctacaacaagtgcaatcaactctTTTCCCATCTCCTTAGTTTCATTGTCAACACTTTTGCCCTTCTCTGTTGACTTCTCTGGCGTGCATACTTATTTCTTCTCTGCCTCCACATGAAGAAACTTGGACATTGTGTCCTCTATAATCTCATCTCTAGCAACAAGTGCACCAACATCAAATAAACCTCACTAAATAAATATATCAATgtattcttcttcccaataccaaaagttGCAACCTTTTTTTGCATAATATTAAGACAACATTGAGCTCACATTGCTCACAACAAAGAATAACCACACAATGTTGCACTCGCTTTGTCCTTTTCACTCCACGTAGAAGACCGATCCGGGATGTTTCCCCGTCGTGGTGACCCGTCACCAGCACAATACCAGCTGCCGACAGTCATCACATTTTATGAGCGGTAGAGGCGAGCCGACGAGTTGCTGGGTGGCGGTTGAGCCCTCGAAGGATCAGCAAAACACGagcggcgagaggaggaggacatcCCGCGAGGAGCTCTGGAGGCGGCGCGGGACACTCTAGGTGGCTATGCGGTTCCGTTCCTGTCGAAACGCTACTTTGTGGCGACCCTTCTCATCAATATGCTCGGGGCAGCGGCGAGGCCTAGATGCGTTGATTCCGGCAACGTGGGCGGCTGTGGGAAGCGAACCGAAGTAGGGCGGCCTGCTATCGGGTGTTGACGCTGGCATGGNNNNNNNNNNNNNNNNNNNNNNNNNNNNNNNNNNNNNNNNNNNNNNNNNNNNNNNNNNNNNNNNNNNNNNNNNNNNNNNNNNNNNNNNNNNNNNNNNNNNNNNNNNNNNNNNNNNNNNNNNNNNNNNNNNNNNNNNNNNNNNNNNNNNNNNNNNNNNNNNNNNNNNNNNNNNNNNNNNNNNNNNNNNNNNNNNNNNNNNNNNNNNNNNNNNNNNNNNNNNNNNNNNNNNNNNNNNNNNNNNNGCGAAGGGTTCTCCGTAAAAAAATTATGAGCTAAACTTTCTAAGGGTTCGGCTAGAGATGTTCTAACACTGTTTGGTTCTTTCTTAATTCCTTGTACCGCCAAAATTGCAAATCTCCAGGACTACATGAGCAGCTGTTGACAGTTACCTGCTGTCAGAACACTATGCTTCTTAACAGCACCAGCTGTATGCTCTCGCATTTTATTTGCACATATTTGAGCTGAAAGACCAGCGCCGACCATTGACACATCGTTTAGCTCAAGGGACGACATGATAGCTCGGTAAGACTTTCTAAATGATCTCATGGCTGGCTCAAGGGGAGTAATATATCATAGACGAGCGGCGCCCATTGTCTGCATCGACCACACCATTCTACCCTTTGTTTTACACTGCACACGTTGCCTCTGGCCTAGGGTTTGGGTTAACCAAGAAGAAATTACGCGTATCAAGAAGTATAACAGTTGTACGATTCTGATGTTACTGTTTGGCCTGTGGTGGTAGTAGCATTTTGTTTTGGCCTAGTGGGAGTATTTCATTATACAGAGGTGTATCACTAAAAGCATCTTCCCCGGCTCATTTCCACTGTAATATTCACATTTTCCAACGGGCAAGATGACGCCCTCAAAGCCTTAGTGCTCAAGTTCACCGCAAAAACCTTCTGCCATAGCAACACCGTTGGCCACTCTGCCACGATCAGTGGGACGTGAACGCCTGCACGGTGTCACGTGACATAAAATGATCTGCATGAGAATCACAGAAGCAAATCATAAGTAACCAAGCGTGTATTTGCATGTACGTACCGAGAAGATGTTGCAGTGGCCGGGGTCGGCGAGGTGCGCGAAGAGGTTGTCGAGGGGGCCCTGGCCGGTGTAGACGGCCTGGAACCAGAAGCCGACGAAGGCGAGCATGGCAAGGCGGCCGTTCTTGATCTCCTTGGTGCGGAGCACCATGACGGGCTCCGGCGAGCCGCGGCCCCAGTTGCCCCAGTCGAACCACAGGCCCCCCGGGTACCCCACGTCCGGGGTGGGGTTCTTGCGGTTGGGGAACCGCGGCTCGATGTCCACGGACCCCGGGTTGAGGTAGTCCATCCACCGCCGGCCCTCCACCCACCCCATGAGCGCCATCTGCGTCACGAAGAGCGTCCACGGGTCCGCGAAGTACTCGCGCTCGCCGGCCGTGTACCAGGAGAACTCCTCCATGAAGCCCCACTTGTGCAGGACCTCCGGGACCAGGATCCCGGCCGCCGCCAGCATCGCCCACCGGCCGTGCATCAGCTCCGCCTGCGCGAACCACCGCAGGGACTCCGGCTCCGATCCGAATCCCAGAGGATCAAATCCGAAGTCTCCCGGAAGGCTGAAGGGAAACGGCAGCACAGGAATAATGTCAGAGACGAAATGAAATTCAGTACGTATTTTCCACGAACGATGCCCGGAGTATGAAATTGGTTCAGTTACCTGCCGTCGAGCCACGGCGGAGGGGCGGTGCCGGGGAACCAGACGGGCCGGTCGGGCCCCAGCGGCTCGCACACCGTGGACAGGCTGCTCTTGGTCGCGCCAGTacggtggctgccgccccgccggaCGGGAGCgcacgctgccgctgccgctgccgcgccAGCATTCTGCACCGGCGGCTTAGTGGCATGCAACGCCCGGGTCCTAAGCTCGATCAGAAGTTCAGAACAAGCAAGCAGACGGGCATGCAGCAACGACGGTTCAGCATTTTTACGATGATCCGAGAGGTTTCAAAGCAAATTTACCAGAGCACGTTGGTGATTACCTTGGTTGGAGGCGACATGCTGAGAATGAGCCGGTGGGCAGAGGAGTCGCCATGGAGGATTCCGgatgggggagagggaggagcgggaATGGCACTGCACCCGCCAGCGGGTTATCCGTTTGGAGTAGATGAGGATagggagggagagggcgctgcGCTGAGCCAATGGCGGGACgccagttttttttttcttttgcccgCTGTCGTAGAAACTGTCTCGTGGGCTTCTTCTAAGTTGGATGCCCATTCGTTGCTCACGGCCTTTTTGTTTGAACATTGTTCACGGCCTTCTCATTGACACTGAAAGAAGCCAACTCTTTTTTTTTCCCAGGAATGGAAGAAACTTGACAGACTACTCCCCTAATTTATTTTGGATGGACTAGTACTGACAATGAAAAAAAAATGGTTCAGTTCTTTTGTACCAAATGTaatactccatctgttcctaaatataagtttttttagagattccaatgtggactacatacggagaaaatgagtgaatctagactctaaaatatgtctatatacatccgtgatCCGTATGCagtccttattgaaatctctaaaaagacttatatttaggaacggagggagtatatactgcTGATCCCTGACATGTAGAAACTTGATTAATATTGTATTTCAAACCTTTCTCAGTCAACTGAGGTTGGTTCTCACCTCCCTCAAAAAAAATGGTGCTCACCCTCTATGAATCCGTAAATCAAAGAGCATGCTGCGAAAGAAAAAAGAATACTGCCCTGCTTTTTCATATGTAATTCGAAAGCCAAAGAGAAAATCAAACCAAAAGAAGCTGTGCTGCCACTGCTTCACCAAAAGACTAGCAGAATAAGATTTGTTCCAATTACACAAGGGACAAGGTGTTTTACCCTGTATGGCTGTACTGACGTTATTTTGAAGACCTTTTGACAGAGTGAGATTTCCAAACCGAACATAAAAAACAGCTGCTGTTAATATTGTTGTTAGTGAGGTTTTAATTGTTTAATTCGTGTGTAGAAATACAGGGATGAAATGTGAAAACAGATGAACATTCTATGACACAGTATAGACAAGTCTGGGCCTCCTTAAATACACGCCTGAGACAGAGGGAGGTGTAAACAGCTACAAACAAAATTTCCTGTGTATGCAGTAAAACAAGACTAGCTGATCACTGGATACTCCTAAATAGTACAGTGAGACGAACCACCGTGTCAGAAACTGTAGTCGATATCAGAAATGTTCTGCAGTGTCGATTGTTTAACCATCTCGCGCCGCTCATTGTACAGGTCCAGGTTCTTGCAGGGCACAGGGAAAACATAGCCGATGACCTGCCCCTGGACGAAGGAGCACTGGAAAACATGGTGCTTCTTGTCAAGTATGCCAACCGACATATCATGGAAAGTAACATTCCTCACGGGGATCTCTGCGCTCCCTTGTATCCTGACGGGCACCCGCACCCTTTGCCCATGGATTGACGTATAAGAGATGTTGCCGACAACAGGAACAGCCTTCGGGTCGAACCGTTCATCTGGGTGCTCGTTATAGTCGGTCTTTATCACGATGCCAACACGGACATTTTCTAGGGTTATGTTTCTGTAGACAATGTTGTTTACATAGGCCCCTCTTCCAGGGGCAGTCTTTATCCTCACACCTCGCCGCGAACTCCAAATGTGGACGTTCTCTACCAAAACGTTTGAGACACCACCAGACATCTCGCTTCCTATAGACACGCCAGCGCTGTCCAGACGGGAAAAGAGATTAAACACGCAATTAAGCTGATCTGACAAACTTTGACTAGTAACACCCATACATTTCAGAGTAATTCACTGTACATGAAAAGCTGCATTTTGGTACTATATTAACGTTCTTATTCGCCAATCTCAACTGATAAATTAACAGAAGGGCTAACAAAGTGAACCAAAACAAATGAATTACCTGACCATTGAGCGGATTATGACATTGCGAACAGTGATGTTAGTAGACGGACGCCCATAAGCAATTCCATATTGATCCCAACCACTCTTTATAGCTACCCCGTCATCACCAACAGAAATATAGCAATTTTCAATCATCACATTCTCGCAAGAATCTGCATAAGCAGTAAACGCAACTGAGAATCTGAGTGTTGTATAAAATGTTCCAAATCATATAATAATAAGTTAAGAAACCAAGATAACATGGAAGTACAAAGTTGTAGGGTTCATATTGTCAATGAATATAAAGAGGCTAGATTGTTATCCAGTCATTGAACAATGTGAGCTGTAGCTGAAACAAATAAGAGCTCAGGAATTAAGTAAACCGCAAAAGTTGGAAAATGACCTGGATCTATCCCATCGGTGTTTGGAGCCCCAGCAATTGGAGCCAGAATAGTAGTTCCCGAGACTGTGACATCCTTGCAGTCATATAGATGAAGTGTCCAGAAGGGAGAATCACGTAATGTGATGTTAGAAATAGTAATGTTACTTGACCGCATGAGCTGAACAAGAGGACCCCTGGTGTGATTGAGGAGTTTCTTGCGAAATTTGATCCACCAACTTTGGCCTTGCCCATTTATAGTGCCATTATGACCTATTAGACAGATAAAGAGATGATGAGTCTCAGCTAACGAAATGCCTGACCAATTTCAGGACAAAAAGGCTGATAGAAAGAATATTTAGCAATTAAATTGGCACATTAGAATCATGGCCACACATTCATGATTATTCTGGTAACAGGTAACAATATCTTCACATGAATAACCAACAAAACCGTTGGTCTTATATTCAAAATACTTAATAGGAGGCCTCATAACATAGGACTTATGATGATTTATAAGATAGGTGGTCGCAAATACTGATACTTCATTTTACCAATTTCACTTATGTTCCTATGTTTAGCAATTAGGGTGTTAATTTAAAGGCCACGCACACCATAATATGATGGCAGTCAATCCTTGCTTTAATTTCAGAATGCAAACACAAAGTTCAAAGTAATAATTAAGGATTGAAATGAACTAAGCAAGTAAGCATATATAGAAAAAACATAAAGTTCACACTATCATCAGCGTTAAAATGCAACAAAAGGAAACATACAATATTACTTACCGGTTATAATCACATCCTTCAGGTCTTGACCATGTATGAGGCTCCCATATCGAGGTCCCTTGTGCTCTCTTCCATATCCATATGATGGTAATGGAGACATCAATGGCCAGTATCTTTCATCCTTACATGTAAGTAACGCAATAAGCTGTCAATGTTGATTCATTGGAAGAAAATGCACCAAACTGTAAAAGTTACAGCCAGACGATAAGTAAGAACATCCTAGTTCAACTTTCTGTAAGGTTGAAACAAAATGACATCATTATAATTCCTTTACAGGCTAAGCATGAGTGGACAGGACCAGTGTTATTCTAAAGTTAATGTGAGTCACTAATTCATCATATGGTTTTTAAGTGTTTAACTATACCACGACTACACTTGTGACTGGTCATACAACCTTGTCAAAACGTGTGAGTGTAAAATTAAGCAAGCTGGTGGAAAGTGCAGCTGAAATGCCTCACCTGGACCCCGAGGATCTCAGCGCCAGCAGCCAGGAAGAGCGTCA
This window of the Triticum aestivum cultivar Chinese Spring chromosome 5D, IWGSC CS RefSeq v2.1, whole genome shotgun sequence genome carries:
- the LOC123121544 gene encoding probable polygalacturonase, which translates into the protein MAEIAVGVSSPRASVAAAAAAAAASASAGPAVLSSPRAALSRGAHQFHHRRWAPPAISPSYRAYLVALWLVGFVLVFLWQNTSMGRLRLYNRPPMPKRAPSAAASMGQWVASPPVYDLREFGGVGDGRTLNTAAFEAAVAAISERGGGRLTVPAGRWLTAPFNLTSHMTLFLAAGAEILGVQDERYWPLMSPLPSYGYGREHKGPRYGSLIHGQDLKDVIITGHNGTINGQGQSWWIKFRKKLLNHTRGPLVQLMRSSNITISNITLRDSPFWTLHLYDCKDVTVSGTTILAPIAGAPNTDGIDPDSCENVMIENCYISVGDDGVAIKSGWDQYGIAYGRPSTNITVRNVIIRSMVSAGVSIGSEMSGGVSNVLVENVHIWSSRRGVRIKTAPGRGAYVNNIVYRNITLENVRVGIVIKTDYNEHPDERFDPKAVPVVGNISYTSIHGQRVRVPVRIQGSAEIPVRNVTFHDMSVGILDKKHHVFQCSFVQGQVIGYVFPVPCKNLDLYNERREMVKQSTLQNISDIDYSF
- the LOC123121545 gene encoding photosystem I chlorophyll a/b-binding protein 6, chloroplastic encodes the protein MATPLPTGSFSACRLQPRTRALHATKPPVQNAGAAAAAAACAPVRRGGSHRTGATKSSLSTVCEPLGPDRPVWFPGTAPPPWLDGSLPGDFGFDPLGFGSEPESLRWFAQAELMHGRWAMLAAAGILVPEVLHKWGFMEEFSWYTAGEREYFADPWTLFVTQMALMGWVEGRRWMDYLNPGSVDIEPRFPNRKNPTPDVGYPGGLWFDWGNWGRGSPEPVMVLRTKEIKNGRLAMLAFVGFWFQAVYTGQGPLDNLFAHLADPGHCNIFSAFTSH